Proteins from a single region of Primulina tabacum isolate GXHZ01 chromosome 5, ASM2559414v2, whole genome shotgun sequence:
- the LOC142547334 gene encoding uncharacterized protein At1g76660-like isoform X2: MASDQNRFLQQQQQQQPSTPRLKRWGGCLGGLSCFRKQQGGKRIVPASRISDANALANQPNGHQPGGLPNQTTGIALSLLAPPSSPASFSNSALPSTVQSPNCFLSANSPRGPSSTMYVTGPYAHETQLVSPPVFSTFTTEPSTAPLTPPPELAHLTTPSSPDVPYAHFLSSSSKIKNTDKTNYSTANDMQSTYSLYPGSPASALRSLVLRTSDDRLSSSFNEREFPPQWDPSIPSQKTSYAKSESGRFEVQASGVSKPHQDSNFFCPETFAQFYVDQSSFTHSGGRLSISRDTDAYTNGVNVHQSRQNKTCKPPDTEEPEAYRASFGFSADEIITTTNYVEISDISEETFSMTLFSSSKPVEEENVSTVTAKGSQTGERPVDFPSPQISKAGLIRTDGVPSEVSGSYNSIGTTCED; this comes from the exons ATGGCGTCAGATCAGAATCGATTtctgcagcagcagcagcagcagcaaccaTCGACACCTCGG CTAAAGAGGTGGGGAGGTTGTTTGGGTGGACTATCTTGTTTTCGCAAACAACAAGGTGGAAAGCGTATTGTACCTGCTTCGCGAATTTCTGATGCCAATGCTTTAGCAAATCAGCCAAATGGACATCAACCTGGTGGCTTGCCTAATCAGACTACTGGAATTGCTCTATCACTTTTAGCTCCACCATCTTCACCTGCTTCTTTCTCAAATTCTGCACTCCCATCTACTGTTCAGTCACCAAACTGTTTCTTGTCCGCCAATTCACCCAGAGGCCCTTCTTCTACCATGTATGTTACAGGTCCATATGCACATGAGACACAACTGGTATCTCCACCTGTATTTTCAACTTTCACAACTGAGCCATCTACAGCTCCATTAACACCACCGCCAGAGTTGGCACATTTAACCACTCCATCTTCTCCTGATGTGCCCTATGCACATTTCCTTTCATCCTCTTCCAAAATAAAAAACACCGATAAGACCAATTATTCTACTGCAAATGATATGCAATCAACTTATTCACTCTATCCCGGAAGTCCTGCAAGTGCTCTCAGATCACTTGTTTTGAGGACTTCTGATGATCGCTTATCATCATCTTTTAATGAAAGGGAGTTTCCCCCTCAATGGGATCCTTCGATTCCTTCGCAGAAAACTTCATATGCAAAGTCAGAGTCTGGCAGGTTTGAGGTTCAAGCATCTGGTGTCTCTAAGCCGCATCAAGACTCCAATTTCTTCTGTCCGGAAACATTTGCCCAGTTCTACGTGGACCAGTCATCATTTACTCATTCTGGTGGTAGGCTAAGCATCTCAAGAGATACGGATGCTTACACAAATGGTGTGAATGTACATCAGAGTAGGCAGAACAAAACTTGCAAACCACCTGATACTGAAGAACCAGAAGCTTACAGGGCGTCCTTTGGGTTCAGTGCCGATGAAATCATCACTACAACTAATTATGTCGAGATTTCTGACATATCAGAGGAAACCTTCAGCATGACACTTTTTTCCTCAAGCAAGCCTGTGGAAGAGGAAAATGTTTCGACTGTAACTGCAAAAGGTTCACAAACAGGTGAAAGACCAGTAGACTTTCCTAGTCCACAGATCAGTAAAGCAGGACTGATTCGCACAG